In a single window of the Streptomyces sp. NBC_00285 genome:
- a CDS encoding ComEC/Rec2 family competence protein, with the protein MGYEIDFLPVGEESSGGDAIALRYGNLYGSRDEQTVVVIDGGYRVAGEALVEHIRERYDTGTVDLVVSTHPDQDHISGLRVVLEELDVKKLLMHKPWSHSTGMQRAKMILSLNAQALHTELRDSLQGATALEEVAKAQGVPIEEPFLDWTSEDGVLRVLGPTEDYYRELLAEIVEPDSEAAARASWEALVLHKLLAGTAHEDLDIETLGENGETSAKNNTSAICLLEVEGRKLLFTGDAGIPALGQALDVLEADGFQPGELQFVQVPHHGSRRNVSPSILNRLLGPKGQTAVIGTAFASVPKKNPEHKHPAKKTTNAFRRRGYPVHLTQGTTRCHCHDAPDREGYGTSTPEPLHTEVEDNGDK; encoded by the coding sequence TTGGGCTACGAGATAGATTTCCTCCCGGTTGGGGAGGAGTCGAGCGGTGGCGATGCCATCGCTCTTCGTTATGGCAACCTCTACGGTTCGCGCGATGAGCAGACCGTGGTCGTTATTGACGGTGGTTACCGAGTCGCAGGTGAAGCGCTCGTCGAGCACATCCGGGAGCGCTACGACACCGGCACCGTTGATCTTGTCGTCTCAACGCATCCGGATCAGGATCACATCAGCGGGTTGCGGGTCGTCCTGGAGGAGCTAGACGTCAAGAAGCTCCTCATGCACAAGCCTTGGAGCCATTCGACGGGCATGCAGCGGGCCAAGATGATCCTCTCTCTCAACGCGCAGGCGCTGCATACAGAGCTGAGGGATTCGCTCCAGGGTGCGACTGCTCTTGAAGAAGTTGCCAAAGCGCAGGGCGTTCCCATCGAGGAACCGTTCCTCGACTGGACGAGTGAAGACGGCGTCCTCCGCGTCCTCGGCCCCACCGAGGACTACTACCGGGAGTTGCTCGCGGAGATCGTCGAGCCAGACTCCGAGGCGGCAGCCAGGGCGAGTTGGGAAGCCCTGGTGCTGCATAAGCTACTGGCGGGGACTGCTCATGAGGATCTCGACATCGAGACGTTGGGCGAGAACGGTGAGACCTCCGCTAAGAACAACACCAGCGCCATCTGCTTGTTGGAGGTCGAGGGACGGAAGCTGCTGTTCACCGGTGACGCTGGGATTCCTGCCCTCGGTCAGGCGCTTGATGTTCTAGAGGCTGATGGTTTCCAGCCCGGCGAACTCCAGTTTGTTCAGGTGCCGCACCACGGGAGCCGCCGGAACGTCAGTCCGTCGATCCTCAACCGACTGCTCGGACCCAAGGGGCAGACGGCCGTCATCGGGACGGCCTTCGCATCGGTACCCAAGAAGAATCCCGAGCACAAGCACCCCGCGAAGAAGACGACGAACGCCTTCCGACGGCGGGGGTACCCCGTTCATCTGACGCAGGGAACAACGAGGTGTCACTGCCACGATGCCCCTGATCGGGAGGGCTACGGCACATCTACTCCCGAGCCGCTTCACACTGAAGTAGAAGACAACGGGGACAAGTAG
- the nucS gene encoding endonuclease NucS: protein MRLVIARCSVDYAGRLTAHLPSAPRLILVKADGSVSIHADDRAYKPLNWMSPPCTLKEGTGDDEGVWTVINKAGEKLIITMEEILHDSSHELGVDPGLIKDGVEAHLQELLADRIETLGDGYSLIRREYMTAIGPVDILCRDADGQTVAVEIKRRGEIDGSESKEGTASPKPRHWAVEIKRRATIDAVEQLTRYLDFLNRDTTIAPVGGILAAQSIAPQARTLAEDRGMRCVVLDYDELRGIDNKEDRLF from the coding sequence ATGCGTCTCGTCATTGCCCGGTGTTCCGTCGACTACGCGGGCCGGCTCACCGCCCACCTGCCCTCGGCCCCCCGTCTGATCCTGGTGAAGGCGGACGGCAGCGTCTCCATCCACGCCGACGACAGGGCCTACAAGCCCCTGAACTGGATGTCGCCGCCCTGCACGTTGAAGGAGGGAACCGGCGACGACGAAGGCGTCTGGACCGTCATCAACAAGGCGGGCGAGAAGCTCATCATCACGATGGAGGAGATCCTGCACGACTCCTCGCACGAACTGGGCGTGGATCCCGGCCTGATCAAGGACGGCGTGGAAGCACACCTCCAGGAACTGCTCGCGGACCGCATCGAAACGCTCGGAGACGGCTACAGCCTGATCCGCCGCGAGTACATGACGGCCATCGGCCCGGTCGACATCCTGTGCCGGGACGCCGACGGACAGACCGTCGCGGTGGAGATCAAGCGGCGCGGTGAGATCGACGGGTCGGAGTCGAAGGAAGGTACCGCTTCCCCTAAGCCTAGGCACTGGGCTGTGGAGATCAAGCGACGCGCCACGATCGACGCAGTGGAACAGCTCACGCGGTACCTGGATTTCCTGAACCGGGATACGACGATTGCGCCCGTCGGGGGCATCCTCGCAGCTCAGAGCATCGCGCCGCAGGCTCGGACGCTTGCCGAGGATCGCGGCATGCGGTGCGTCGTCCTTGATTACGACGAGCTTCGCGGCATCGACAACAAGGAAGATCGCCTGTTCTAA
- a CDS encoding SCO5389 family protein, whose protein sequence is MSLDVSPALLEKAERDEVDEREFVDCVRTSLPYAWEMISSLVAQLKVDGGNFADNQTPPPDEQARGQLLRALASDAIRGALQRHFGVRLAFQNCHRVAVFPLDASVDETLVRFTSVRSQLLNQSPEFRDC, encoded by the coding sequence ATGTCGCTCGACGTCTCACCGGCTCTATTGGAGAAGGCCGAGCGAGACGAGGTCGACGAACGTGAATTCGTCGACTGCGTCCGGACCTCCCTGCCCTACGCATGGGAGATGATCAGCTCCCTGGTGGCCCAGCTGAAGGTGGACGGCGGCAACTTCGCCGACAACCAGACGCCCCCGCCGGACGAGCAGGCACGCGGTCAGCTGCTGCGTGCGCTTGCGAGTGACGCGATACGCGGCGCCCTGCAACGGCACTTCGGTGTGCGGCTGGCCTTCCAGAACTGCCATCGGGTGGCGGTGTTCCCGCTGGACGCCTCGGTCGACGAGACGCTGGTCCGCTTCACCTCGGTGCGCAGTCAGTTGCTGAACCAGTCTCCGGAGTTCCGGGACTGCTGA
- a CDS encoding LLM class flavin-dependent oxidoreductase: MHVGTFVLAAQFPGQGQGEALHRAVRSAEVAEEAGLDAVWLAEHHFVPYGTCPSAITLAALLLGRTRRIRVGTAVSVLPTAHPVALGEQAALLHMTSGGRFSLGVGRGGPWVDLEVFGAGLEAYEKGFPESLDLLVRWLRESSVGSVGERFRFREVPVVPRPSESLTEAAGPEVVVACTSPASIRLAAERGLPMLLGMHVGDEEKTEMVALWRRQARAAGHAPEKVLGAPHVSAGVCQIADRRTDAVEALVKAMPGWLRQGLGAHVTVDGRERQMRDPVAYTELLCGLHPVGTPRLCADRLAATSERTGISRFALLVEGSGDLAATEENVRRLGGEVLPHLT, translated from the coding sequence ATGCACGTAGGAACATTCGTGTTGGCGGCTCAGTTCCCGGGACAGGGCCAGGGGGAGGCGCTGCACCGCGCGGTCCGCTCGGCCGAGGTCGCGGAGGAGGCCGGACTCGACGCGGTCTGGCTCGCGGAACACCACTTCGTGCCGTACGGCACCTGCCCGTCCGCGATCACCCTGGCGGCCCTGCTGCTGGGCCGCACCCGCCGTATCCGGGTCGGCACCGCCGTGAGCGTGCTGCCCACGGCCCACCCCGTGGCCCTCGGCGAGCAGGCCGCGCTGCTGCACATGACGAGCGGCGGGCGCTTCTCGCTGGGCGTGGGCCGCGGCGGTCCATGGGTCGACCTTGAGGTGTTCGGCGCGGGTCTGGAGGCCTACGAGAAGGGGTTCCCGGAATCACTCGATCTGCTGGTGCGCTGGCTGCGCGAGTCCTCCGTCGGCTCCGTCGGCGAGCGATTCCGGTTCCGTGAAGTGCCCGTCGTACCACGGCCGTCGGAGTCGCTCACGGAAGCGGCCGGCCCCGAGGTGGTCGTCGCCTGCACCTCGCCCGCGAGCATCCGGCTGGCCGCGGAGCGCGGACTGCCGATGCTGCTCGGGATGCATGTCGGGGACGAGGAGAAGACGGAGATGGTCGCCCTGTGGCGCAGGCAGGCGCGAGCGGCCGGACACGCGCCGGAGAAGGTCCTGGGAGCGCCCCATGTCTCGGCCGGTGTCTGCCAGATCGCGGACCGGCGCACGGACGCTGTGGAGGCTCTGGTGAAGGCGATGCCGGGCTGGCTCAGGCAGGGACTCGGCGCCCATGTCACGGTCGACGGCCGCGAACGGCAGATGCGCGACCCGGTGGCCTACACCGAACTGCTCTGCGGACTGCACCCGGTGGGCACCCCGCGGCTGTGCGCCGACCGCCTCGCGGCGACCAGCGAGCGGACGGGCATCTCCCGTTTCGCCCTGCTCGTCGAGGGCTCGGGAGACCTGGCGGCCACCGAGGAGAACGTACGGCGGCTCGGTGGCGAGGTACTGCCGCATCTGACCTGA
- a CDS encoding ATP/GTP-binding protein produces MSPRRNRPKGAGSSDSADQSADDDRSGRYGGFQSSTHWQGEDWNIRHVAGASAQGKTYRCPGCDQMIPDGVPHIVAWPDHSGVDERRHWHKACWNARDRRTTRVQRSRNAPKF; encoded by the coding sequence GTGTCCCCGCGTCGCAACCGACCCAAGGGTGCCGGTTCGTCGGACTCGGCCGACCAGAGCGCCGACGACGACCGGTCGGGCCGCTACGGCGGCTTCCAGTCCTCGACGCACTGGCAGGGCGAGGACTGGAACATCCGTCATGTGGCGGGGGCGAGCGCGCAGGGCAAGACGTACCGCTGTCCGGGCTGCGACCAGATGATCCCGGACGGTGTCCCGCACATCGTGGCGTGGCCGGACCACTCGGGCGTCGACGAGCGCCGGCACTGGCACAAGGCGTGCTGGAACGCGCGGGACCGCCGCACCACGCGGGTGCAGCGGTCCCGTAACGCGCCGAAGTTCTAG
- a CDS encoding ABC transporter permease subunit produces the protein MSTPQPPMPQAAAANWQAAAGPSSHPGYTSPIPVVRTHLGHAIGSEWTKIRSVRSTIWTLGVFVLLVIGIGLAVAALLSASASQDDLRGENPLSFGFFGVLLGSMCVMTLGVLTTASEYGTGMIRTTMVACPSRGRVLAAKAIVFFAVAFVTTLVSVFLVALLDVALLDGARTPTGQEWLKGTFGISLYIALLGLLSLIIGSIIRHSAGAITIMIGVVLAPLVIALFMFSQSLEGLRQALFEYSIPNQLSVFYSNSLSESGPSGWDPLWIILGLTAVLFAGAYALLENRDV, from the coding sequence ATGAGCACCCCGCAGCCCCCGATGCCGCAGGCCGCCGCAGCGAACTGGCAGGCGGCCGCCGGACCGTCGTCGCACCCGGGCTACACCTCGCCGATCCCCGTCGTGCGGACGCATCTCGGGCATGCGATCGGGTCGGAGTGGACGAAGATCCGCTCGGTGCGGTCGACGATCTGGACGCTGGGCGTGTTCGTGCTGCTCGTCATCGGCATCGGGCTGGCGGTCGCCGCGCTGCTCTCGGCCAGCGCCTCGCAGGACGACCTGAGGGGCGAGAACCCGCTGTCGTTCGGGTTCTTCGGAGTGCTGCTCGGCAGCATGTGCGTCATGACGCTCGGCGTGCTGACCACGGCCTCGGAGTACGGCACCGGCATGATCCGGACCACGATGGTCGCCTGTCCCTCCCGCGGCCGCGTCCTCGCGGCGAAGGCGATCGTGTTCTTCGCCGTCGCCTTCGTGACGACCCTGGTCTCGGTGTTCCTCGTCGCCCTTCTCGACGTGGCCCTGCTGGACGGCGCCCGGACCCCGACCGGTCAGGAGTGGCTGAAGGGCACCTTCGGCATCTCGCTCTACATCGCGCTGCTCGGTCTGCTCTCGCTGATCATCGGCTCGATCATCCGGCACTCGGCGGGCGCGATCACGATCATGATCGGCGTGGTGCTCGCCCCGCTGGTCATCGCGCTGTTCATGTTCTCGCAGTCCCTGGAGGGCCTGCGCCAGGCGCTGTTCGAGTACTCCATCCCGAACCAGCTCAGCGTGTTCTACTCCAACTCCCTGTCCGAGTCCGGCCCTTCGGGCTGGGACCCGCTGTGGATCATCCTCGGCCTGACGGCCGTCCTCTTCGCCGGGGCCTACGCCCTCCTGGAGAACCGGGACGTCTAG
- a CDS encoding ABC transporter ATP-binding protein, which yields MIEAVGLTKRYGDKTAVYNLSFQVRPGAVTGFLGPNGSGKSTTMRMILGLDNPSAGQVTIGGYPYRRLPNAARQVGALIDAKAVHGGRSARNHLLCLAQLSGIPARRVDEVLGVVGLQDVARKRSKGFSLGMGQRLGIAAALLGDPQVLLFDEPVNGLDPEGILWVRNLMKALAAEGRTVFVSSHLMSEMALTADHLIVIGRGQLLADMGVGEFIAANSAGFARVRTPDTEPQLREKLSAAITEAGGRVLPEQDGALRVTGLPLPRISDIAHDTDVRLWELSPHQASLEEAYMRMTQGAVDYRSTSDQKAGLMQPLPPGAQPPMPVPGQGQPDWYPPAPPQQGGQPFPGPQGQPQPVPYGGPNPYAQAGPAAPQGPAQPAAQPSAPATPTQPEDAR from the coding sequence ATGATCGAGGCAGTCGGCCTGACCAAGCGCTACGGCGACAAGACCGCTGTGTACAACCTTTCCTTCCAGGTACGTCCCGGTGCCGTCACCGGCTTCCTGGGCCCCAACGGCTCGGGCAAGTCGACGACCATGCGGATGATCCTCGGGCTCGACAACCCCAGCGCGGGGCAGGTGACGATCGGCGGCTATCCGTATCGCAGGCTGCCCAACGCGGCCCGGCAGGTCGGCGCGCTGATCGACGCCAAGGCCGTGCACGGCGGCCGGTCGGCCCGTAACCATCTGCTGTGCCTGGCCCAGCTGTCCGGCATCCCGGCCCGGCGGGTCGACGAGGTGCTCGGTGTCGTCGGCCTCCAGGACGTGGCCAGGAAGCGCTCCAAGGGCTTCTCGCTCGGCATGGGCCAGCGGCTCGGCATCGCGGCCGCGCTGCTCGGCGACCCGCAGGTGCTGCTCTTCGACGAGCCGGTCAACGGGCTCGACCCCGAGGGCATCCTGTGGGTGCGCAACCTGATGAAGGCGCTGGCGGCGGAGGGCCGTACGGTCTTCGTCTCGTCCCACCTCATGAGCGAGATGGCGCTGACGGCGGACCACCTCATCGTCATCGGGCGCGGACAGCTGCTGGCCGACATGGGCGTGGGCGAGTTCATCGCCGCGAACTCCGCCGGGTTCGCCCGGGTGCGGACGCCGGACACCGAGCCGCAACTGCGCGAGAAGCTGTCGGCCGCGATCACGGAGGCGGGCGGACGCGTCCTCCCGGAGCAGGACGGCGCGCTGCGGGTGACGGGGCTGCCCCTGCCCCGGATCAGCGACATCGCCCACGACACGGACGTACGTCTGTGGGAGCTGTCCCCGCACCAGGCCTCGCTGGAAGAGGCGTACATGCGGATGACGCAGGGTGCCGTGGACTACCGCTCGACCAGCGACCAGAAGGCGGGGCTCATGCAGCCCCTCCCCCCGGGCGCCCAGCCCCCCATGCCGGTTCCCGGCCAGGGCCAGCCCGACTGGTACCCGCCGGCACCGCCGCAGCAGGGCGGCCAGCCGTTCCCGGGCCCGCAGGGCCAGCCGCAGCCGGTCCCGTACGGCGGCCCCAACCCGTACGCCCAGGCGGGCCCCGCGGCTCCCCAGGGCCCGGCTCAGCCGGCCGCGCAGCCCTCCGCTCCCGCCACCCCGACCCAGCCCGAGGACGCCCGATGA
- a CDS encoding ABC transporter permease, which produces MAATQVIRSEWTKIRSVASTVWTLSLAVVVTIGLGILISALSKNEFDNMSRQDQLSFDPTFISFAGMTLGQLAMIVFGVLVVANEYSTGMIRTSLAAVPQRGTFLVGKIAVATALSLIVGVVTTFVTFFLGQAMLGSHRAEIGDPGVLRAVIGGGLYMTLIAMFSMGVAAMLRSPMLSLGILMPFFFLISNILGNVSATKKIGRFLPDQAGSKIMQVVTPLDDDTPYGPWGGLGIMALWVAAVLIGGYVLLKRRDA; this is translated from the coding sequence ATGGCGGCGACCCAGGTCATCCGCTCCGAGTGGACCAAGATCCGGTCGGTGGCGTCCACGGTGTGGACGCTCTCCCTCGCCGTGGTCGTCACCATCGGGCTCGGCATCCTGATCTCGGCCCTGTCGAAGAACGAGTTCGACAACATGAGCCGTCAGGACCAGCTGTCCTTCGACCCGACCTTCATCAGTTTCGCCGGGATGACCCTCGGCCAGCTGGCGATGATCGTGTTCGGGGTGCTCGTGGTCGCGAACGAGTACAGCACCGGCATGATCCGCACCTCGCTGGCGGCCGTACCGCAGCGCGGCACCTTCCTGGTCGGCAAGATCGCGGTCGCCACCGCGCTCTCGCTGATCGTGGGTGTCGTCACCACCTTCGTCACCTTCTTCCTCGGGCAGGCGATGCTCGGCTCCCACCGGGCGGAGATCGGTGATCCCGGAGTGCTGCGCGCGGTCATCGGCGGCGGCCTCTACATGACCCTCATCGCGATGTTCTCGATGGGCGTGGCCGCGATGCTGCGCTCGCCGATGCTGTCGCTGGGCATCCTGATGCCGTTCTTCTTCCTGATCTCCAACATCCTGGGCAACGTCTCGGCGACGAAGAAGATCGGCCGGTTCCTGCCCGACCAGGCCGGCAGCAAGATCATGCAGGTGGTCACCCCGCTCGACGACGACACCCCCTACGGCCCCTGGGGCGGGCTCGGGATCATGGCGCTGTGGGTGGCGGCGGTGCTGATCGGCGGGTATGTCCTGCTGAAGAGGCGTGACGCGTGA
- a CDS encoding ABC transporter ATP-binding protein, with protein sequence MIELEGLTKRYGEKVAVNNLTFAVRPGIVTGFLGPNGAGKSTTMRMMLGLDRPTAGDVRIDGKHYDQLKDPLTYIGALLDAKAMHGGRSAFNHLLCLAQSNGIPRKRVHEVLDTVGLTAVARKKAKGFSLGMGQRLGIAGALLGDPRILMFDEPVNGLDPEGIHWIRNLMKSLATQGRTVFVSSHLMSEMALTADHLVVIGQGRLLADTSMADFIAQNSRSYVRIRTPQRERLLDVLHAAGVTVVETGNGTLEVDGSKSEHIGELAAQHQLVLHELSPQQASLEEAFMQLTAESVEYHAHSDTPPGQQQAWGDGWKGN encoded by the coding sequence ATGATCGAGCTCGAGGGGCTGACCAAGCGGTACGGCGAGAAGGTGGCGGTCAACAACCTGACCTTCGCCGTCAGACCGGGCATCGTCACGGGCTTCCTCGGTCCCAACGGTGCCGGCAAGTCGACCACCATGCGCATGATGCTGGGCCTGGACCGGCCGACCGCCGGGGACGTCCGTATCGACGGCAAGCACTACGACCAGCTCAAGGACCCGCTGACGTACATCGGCGCCCTGCTGGACGCCAAGGCCATGCACGGCGGGCGCAGTGCCTTCAACCATCTGCTGTGTCTCGCGCAGAGCAACGGGATCCCCCGTAAAAGGGTTCACGAGGTCCTCGACACCGTGGGTCTCACCGCCGTCGCCAGGAAGAAGGCCAAGGGCTTCTCGCTCGGCATGGGCCAGCGGCTCGGCATCGCGGGCGCACTGCTCGGCGACCCCCGGATCCTGATGTTCGACGAGCCGGTCAACGGACTGGACCCCGAGGGCATCCACTGGATCCGCAACCTGATGAAGTCGCTGGCCACGCAGGGGCGGACGGTGTTCGTGTCGAGCCACCTCATGAGCGAGATGGCGCTGACCGCGGACCACCTCGTCGTCATCGGCCAGGGGCGGCTGCTCGCGGACACCTCCATGGCCGACTTCATCGCGCAGAACTCGCGGTCCTACGTCCGTATCCGCACCCCGCAGCGCGAGCGGCTGCTCGACGTGCTGCACGCGGCCGGGGTCACCGTCGTGGAGACCGGCAACGGCACGCTGGAGGTGGACGGCAGCAAGTCGGAGCACATCGGCGAGCTGGCCGCCCAGCACCAGCTCGTGCTGCACGAGCTGAGCCCCCAACAGGCCTCCCTGGAGGAGGCGTTCATGCAGCTGACCGCGGAGTCGGTCGAGTACCACGCACACAGCGACACGCCGCCCGGGCAGCAACAGGCCTGGGGCGACGGCTGGAAGGGGAACTGA
- a CDS encoding cellulose-binding protein gives MSDTSPYGFELVRRGYDRAQVDERISKLVSDRDSALSRITALEKRIEELHLETQNAQAQVSDAEPSYAGLGARVEKILRLAEEEAKDLREEARRAAEQHRELAESAAQQVRNDAESFSAERKSKAEDEGVRIVEKAKSDSSQLRQEAQKDAQQKREEADALFEETRAKAAQAAADFETNLAKRREQSERDLASRQQKAEKRLAEIEHRAEQLRLEAEKLRTDAERRARQTVETAQRQAEDIVADANAKADRIRSESERELAALTNRRDSINAQLTNVREMLATLTGAAVAAASSPVEDEPISRGVPAQQSR, from the coding sequence ATGAGCGACACTTCCCCCTACGGCTTCGAGCTAGTGCGGCGTGGGTACGACCGCGCTCAGGTGGACGAACGGATCTCCAAGCTCGTCTCCGACCGTGACAGCGCTCTCTCCCGCATCACCGCCCTGGAAAAGCGCATCGAGGAGCTCCACCTCGAGACGCAGAACGCCCAGGCCCAGGTTTCCGACGCAGAGCCGTCGTACGCCGGCCTTGGCGCGCGTGTCGAGAAGATCCTCCGCCTCGCCGAGGAGGAGGCCAAGGACCTGCGCGAGGAGGCCCGTCGCGCGGCCGAGCAGCACCGTGAGCTCGCCGAGTCGGCGGCCCAGCAGGTCCGCAACGACGCAGAATCGTTCTCTGCGGAGCGCAAGTCCAAGGCCGAGGACGAAGGCGTCCGGATCGTCGAGAAGGCCAAGAGCGACTCCTCCCAGCTGCGCCAGGAGGCGCAGAAGGACGCGCAGCAGAAGCGTGAGGAGGCTGACGCCCTCTTCGAGGAGACCCGCGCCAAGGCCGCGCAGGCCGCCGCCGACTTCGAGACGAACCTCGCCAAGCGCCGGGAGCAGTCCGAGCGCGACCTGGCGTCCCGTCAGCAGAAGGCGGAGAAGCGCCTCGCGGAGATCGAGCACCGGGCGGAGCAGCTGCGCCTGGAGGCCGAGAAGCTGCGCACCGACGCCGAGCGTCGCGCCCGCCAGACGGTGGAGACCGCGCAGCGCCAGGCCGAGGACATCGTGGCCGACGCCAACGCCAAGGCGGACCGCATCCGTTCGGAATCCGAGCGCGAGCTGGCGGCTCTGACGAACCGTCGCGACTCGATCAACGCTCAGCTGACGAACGTCCGCGAGATGCTCGCCACGCTCACGGGTGCCGCGGTGGCCGCCGCGAGCTCCCCGGTCGAGGACGAGCCGATCTCCCGTGGAGTTCCGGCTCAGCAGTCCCGCTAG